From one Paeniglutamicibacter psychrophenolicus genomic stretch:
- a CDS encoding cytochrome P450 encodes MSCPFAGSTAIAPTPAPLATALPDAYPEVVNNRYRSIEDPALVRRILQRPEDFTPANALDTAIDLEPAALRILAAERFFLPPVLASAGGAAHLAVRRIVARFFSPARVAAQAEPIRERVREICAGLQARYRAGEAVDLAAHLAAVIPPEVMARLTGIPVPPAADLKAWSLDSLELFWGWPDAARQLELAASAAGFHAWLRTSVAQAVARDDGNLYAALHQGGVDLDRIRSLGYFLTIAGQETTAMLISTTLAAALHEGRWESCAQESAAAQLVARSLARASSVPTWRRVVRADIELDGVRFAAGEQLVLRLSGGVLMEGDDDSLAFGFGIHRCLGAALARMETEVVLHTAARALPGLEPAGGEPEWMHLLSFQSPRTVFSSRPGAGAAA; translated from the coding sequence ATGAGTTGTCCCTTTGCCGGGTCCACGGCCATTGCCCCGACGCCCGCGCCGCTGGCCACGGCCCTGCCAGATGCCTACCCCGAGGTGGTCAACAACCGCTACCGCAGCATCGAGGACCCCGCCCTGGTGCGCCGGATCCTGCAGCGCCCCGAAGACTTCACCCCGGCCAACGCCCTGGACACCGCCATCGACCTGGAACCGGCGGCCCTGCGCATCCTGGCCGCCGAGCGCTTCTTCCTGCCCCCGGTGCTGGCCAGCGCAGGCGGGGCGGCGCACCTGGCGGTCCGCCGCATCGTGGCACGCTTCTTCAGCCCCGCCAGGGTCGCCGCGCAGGCGGAGCCCATCAGGGAACGGGTGCGGGAAATATGTGCGGGGCTCCAGGCACGCTACCGTGCCGGGGAGGCCGTCGACCTGGCCGCGCACCTGGCCGCGGTCATCCCGCCCGAGGTCATGGCCCGGCTCACCGGGATCCCGGTCCCGCCCGCCGCCGACCTCAAGGCCTGGAGCCTTGATTCCCTGGAGCTCTTCTGGGGCTGGCCCGATGCCGCCCGCCAGCTGGAACTTGCCGCCAGCGCCGCCGGATTCCACGCGTGGCTGCGCACCTCGGTCGCGCAGGCCGTGGCCCGCGACGACGGAAACCTCTATGCGGCGCTGCACCAGGGCGGGGTGGACCTGGACCGGATCCGCTCGCTGGGCTACTTCCTGACCATTGCCGGGCAGGAGACCACCGCGATGCTCATCTCCACGACGCTGGCCGCCGCGCTGCACGAGGGCCGCTGGGAATCCTGCGCGCAGGAATCCGCTGCCGCACAGCTGGTGGCCCGGTCGCTGGCACGGGCCTCCTCGGTGCCGACCTGGCGCCGGGTGGTGCGGGCCGACATCGAGCTGGACGGGGTGCGCTTTGCCGCCGGGGAGCAGCTGGTACTCAGGCTCTCCGGGGGAGTGCTGATGGAGGGGGACGATGATTCGCTGGCCTTCGGGTTCGGGATCCACCGCTGCCTGGGCGCCGCGCTGGCCCGGATGGAAACCGAGGTGGTGCTGCACACCGCGGCCCGCGCGCTGCCGGGGCTCGAACCGGCCGGCGGGGAACCGGAATGGATGCACCTGCTCTCCTTCCAGTCCCCGCGCACCGTGTTCAGCTCGCGCCCGGGTGCGGGGGCGGCGGCATGA
- the bioD gene encoding dethiobiotin synthase — MIIAVTGTDTDVGKTVLTAALAAGAMDAGHSVAIYKPTQTGVEPGQEGDIHAIGNWLGNPPQLTVSEGVRLADPMAPVDAALHAGGAAAAAALPTLADHLRRARALAKWHDVLLIEGAGGLLVSLTLAGDTIADIARGLDARLVVATRPDLGTLNHTALTLEAAAARGFARGFLVPGSFPADPAALQQRNRTNLRELAGRHGWAWVDGPPAGAVADPAQRQRILHAAGRKLAPVLAEAPLQVAPDATDGRPDFVPEPAHAG; from the coding sequence ATGATCATCGCCGTCACCGGAACCGACACCGACGTCGGCAAGACCGTCCTCACCGCGGCCCTGGCCGCCGGCGCCATGGATGCGGGGCATTCGGTGGCCATCTACAAGCCCACCCAAACCGGCGTGGAACCCGGGCAGGAAGGTGACATCCACGCGATCGGGAACTGGCTGGGGAACCCGCCGCAGCTCACCGTGTCCGAGGGCGTGCGGCTGGCCGATCCGATGGCGCCGGTGGATGCCGCACTGCACGCCGGGGGAGCTGCCGCAGCCGCGGCGCTGCCCACCCTGGCCGACCACCTGCGCCGTGCCCGGGCCCTGGCCAAGTGGCACGATGTGCTGCTCATCGAGGGGGCCGGAGGCCTGCTGGTGTCACTGACCCTCGCGGGGGACACCATCGCGGATATTGCCCGCGGGCTGGATGCCCGGTTGGTCGTGGCCACCCGACCGGACCTGGGAACGTTGAACCACACGGCGCTGACCCTGGAAGCCGCCGCGGCGCGCGGCTTTGCCCGCGGTTTCCTGGTGCCGGGAAGCTTCCCGGCCGACCCCGCCGCGCTGCAGCAGCGGAACCGGACGAACTTGCGCGAGCTGGCCGGGCGCCACGGCTGGGCCTGGGTCGACGGGCCGCCGGCCGGAGCCGTCGCCGACCCCGCGCAACGACAACGGATCCTGCACGCGGCGGGCCGGAAGCTGGCCCCGGTGCTCGCCGAGGCACCGTTGCAGGTTGCCCCGGACGCCACGGACGGCCGTCCCGACTTTGTGCCGGAGCCCGCCCACGCGGGATGA